The sequence GACATAAAAATGGCAAATGGGTCtctttttaatcaaattaaacCACCTCATTAGTGGAAGAGAGTTAAAGGTTGCGATGATGCAGAGAATTACTAGTGATTAACACCTACACTTAGATGAACAACTGTTTAATATCTTCCACCAATTGCGAATTCGAGATCTCCACACTCATAACAACCTTACTCCTTCAGTTATCTCTTTGAATTTCAGTTCATTCCTGCAGTAAAAGTACCACGTTGACCCTCAAAATATTTAGTACTCTTAAGGTTGTCACTTAAGTCATAGTTTTCCTTTCTAGCATCTTTTTTGCTGTGAAACATGGTCAACAAGAGATTGTTATGTTTGGACCTCAAGAAATCTTAGGAAGGAACGCCTACAGGGCCCACCTCTAAGCACTCCAATTATATTGAGACAGCAAAACAATTACCAAATAAATAGCAAGATTAGCAATAATGACAAGGCCCTGAGTTCAAGTATTTACATTATTGATCTAATTGGCCACTTAGCTCAGAAGAGGAGGGTAAAGGAGAGAGGAGGCTAGTTTACTCAATTAAGCATTTACAATTTACTTCAGCTTGTTCTGGTAGAGTTGGAATTGGAGTGCAAGCAACACATCCTCTTGCTTCTCATCCAACCCTGCAAGGATGGTAGGATTGGGGAAAGCTGACACATTCTCTATGTTTGATTCTCCTCTTTTACTTCCTTATTAAAGGCAGTGTTGTCAAAGGCACGcttaagccctgaagcgagACTCAAAACGTGTTGAGCGCTTTGCCTCGCTTAATGTGCATTCCAATCTCATCATCAAGGTTCTAAGGCATACTTTTCCTTGTCAATGAGCCTTTTCTGAACACGCGACACTAAACAACTGATATTTCACTTCATAGTGGTTTTGTCCAATTTCtttattcatatatttgttattcatgcttataattatatatatttatgtttgttctCCCTTTGCGCCTTTTTCACTAAATCCCGCACTTTATTTGTGCTTTGCGCTTAATGGTCTGATGGACCTTAGAGCTTTTTGGTGTTTTTTGCTTTTGAAAACACAAATTAAGGGAAGGAAGTAACCCTTGAATCTTTATGCTCTGCTCTCCTCTCTTCTTTTCATCAGaacaaaaatatactttagatTTATAACCCCAACACTTCAATGCACCAAAAAGGAAACGCTAAGAAATGATTGTCACACAATGTTAAGACTCGAAGAGTACAGCATACACATCAATGCTGGCTATGTCTAAAAAATAGTCAACCTCAAAAAgttcattaaaattattatgtgaGGCAACTTCATAATTGTAACTTTTTCTACAATTATCAACCTTAGGAACAAGTACTAACAGTTAGTATGACTATCACGATAAGGGTGTCAATCTACTGCTATAGCTCACTTGCTCTATGAATAAGTAAAAGAACAATGCAGCCTGTTAAAATTGCTATCATAAAGGAACAATGCCGCCTATTAGACTTCTAACAGAAACGTaataaagaagataattaaGGTCAAGAATTGGACCCTGAACAAGTAAGGTGTCCTACTCCAACAGATATTACTCTTGGGAAACCTTCAATTTCCGGtcctctttttaattttttggaacGCCTTCAATTTCTGgtcctcttttttatttttttggaacgCCTTCAATATTCCATCCTCTTAATCAAAAAAAGAACAGAACGTGGTATAATTTAAGTCAGGTGGTGTTTAAAATTTTCgtccattcttcttcttttttctcattACTTGCGACTTGCGAGTCACTTTCCAATTAGTTAAGATAAAGCTACAATGTAAGTACAAAATACTAAAGATGCATCTAGCAGAAATCTCCTTAAGAACAAGAAAAGAATAGGATTTGTACCTTTCGAAAGTGAAGAGGCACAACTTCTTTACTTCCAGAGAACTTAGCTGGGGTGACTTTACAACAATCTGCTAGATGTATGTCATCCACCTGTCCAGGCAAAGCATTAAAAGAAGTTCAGATTGTCACCCAACTGCAATATGAACCTCATGTCTTTGAATTCTCAATATGCAGTGAGCAAATAGTACACTACTTTAACCACAAGCCTTGTAGCTCGGCCAGTATAAGCCAAGGTTACATATTCCCCATCCTCCTCCTCTTAGCCCCTTGAGTAGCACAATAATTTACAAAATAGCTGGTCAAGATTCAAATTATGAAATAGGAGTCTAAATTGGTATTGAAGTACCTAGAAAATGTTCTatctataaatgaaaaaaaaaatctgttcATACAGAAGGGAGGAGACTGGGATTACAAATCTTCTTTGCACGACTGCATTGGGACCCTCTCAAATCTCATTTCAATTTCTaaacatgtaggatgacataaCTAGGTAAAATCATAACAATTCATATCCTGAACTCCATACATATAACACTTTACTTAATCCCCAAGCTATTGATCCCCTCCCATGAGGATAAAACAGACAAAATTTGGCAATCAAGTAAAAATAAGTTGAGCAAACACGTAAGTCATTACAAACTCTTCTTAGGCATAATTCTTACCATTGATGAGGTATCTGAATGAAGATATAAGAACAAAATGTACTATTAAATTTAGCATGCCTGTTTCTACAACAATTCTTTTCtacttcatataaaaaaagCTGCAGGAGAAAAGCAGCCTATCCACTTCAAGTGATACATAGAGATGGTACAATCAAATGGAAACTGAAGTATGGGTGGGTCCAACGTTGAGGTTAAAGGCATATGCCAAGAGAAAGGAATAGTAGCTTAAATATCTAAACATAGTAGTACTACATATGCAGATTTTAATAGATCCATGTTCGTCTCATGCCGGCTAATTCGCGCTGTCATTTTCTATTTAGGTCAAGTTTCATCCTTAATATATCTACTTGTTAAGCAATTTACTACAGTTTTAACTGCTAAAGTTGATTCCTACCTTTCCACAAGTCTTCACCCACACACCCCATAGCCCTCATCCCCACCACCCCTGTCTCCCCACATTCCACTGTATTTGTCTACATTATATATACTTTAAGGcagtgtttaggaaagtgagCGCTTCATTGCTTAAAGCGATGAAGCGAAGCGATGCGAGCCTTCTGTGCTTCACAGACTAGAATGAGTATGGAAGCGTCTTATCACTTTTTTCCGCTTCATGCTTCCCTGAACACTGCTTTAAGGATAGGAGTAATATTCTTTTCAAGAAACTAACTTattttccaagaaaacattttcattcccACCAAATACACCCTAAATCTGCACCACTAGCATTCCCCCAAGCTTTCTTATCAAAACCCACTAAGATCATAAATTTCACATTGAAACAGACAAAACAAACACcaagtaaaaaaagaataataaaccAACAATCTAATTAGCTTATTTACAAACCTTGGAATACTGAACGAAACGCTTGAAATCAACGGACCAAACAGTGAACAAGAAGACCAGAGAATGAAAGGCAACGAGGGCACCAAGAACTATCAAAGCATCCGTAATATCTAAGCTAGGTACTACAGTTAGAAGCCAAACACCGTAGAGGATAACAAAGGGCCAAACATCCAAACGCCATGACCAGTGTCTCTTCTTGAGTAAATCCACACTCTCCACCACTTTCCCACCCACTTGAAACCGCGTCATCTCTCAATTCTCTCCAATGCGCCGCCGCTGTCGCTGTCGCCGTCGCCGTCCCGCCGATTGATACGATCTTAACGAACAGTTAAAAATTCCGATCTAGTTGAATGAGATTGGGGGAGAAAGAGAGGAGACGAGGTTTCACTGATGCGTTATATAgacttatatatattaaaaaaaaaaaaaaaaggcaaacgAGGAATTGGAATCTTGAAAAGGAAGTNtatatatattaaaaaaaaaaaaaaaaaggcaaacgAGGAATTGGAATCTTGAAAAGGAAGTagagattttattttactaGATTTTTCAGTTTCAAAGcttatatattatgttatgttcaaaaataaaaagggaaaattgcACAAAACCTAAGCActtgttaaaaaaaagttaattattatatgttaaataaaaataaaaacaacttggagatatactttaaaaaaaattatgataatctatcatcatcaaaattatatatgGTGAACAAACTTTcattatttatgatataataaaaaatcaaaattatactAATACTAGTAAAATTACCAGCGCTTCGCGCaagattttaatattataaaataatattataaaaactatcagtcattaaaaataaaacacaaattaTCTTACACACAAGATTACGTGgcaacaaacattaataatctaaagaaaaatgaaatttattacatgttatcatttatccttaataacgGAAGCATAAACTAAtgattgtaaaaataaataccAAGATCTGTAACATAAGCAATAGTGTAAGTGAATCACTCAACAGTaacaaagtacacaaatatttagttgtgaagaagaagaaaaaaaaaatgagatttaGAATTCGTCGTTTTAAactgagaggaaatccctctatttatatacaATAAAGAGTAGccatacattttaaaaattcatcaagttaattatttttcatactatTGGATTGTTCTTCATTTTAACTAACTATTGGCCCAAGCACCAACCAAAGATAAGCCTAGTCACAAGAAATAACTGAGATAGACAAAGAAATTTCATGACATTAGcttatattattttctatatgaaatATCTTCGAGACTAATTATAATGTCCGTAAATCAAATACATGATAAAATTAGTCTGCATTATTCCACCAACCAAACAATTCCTTAATGCACTTGTAGATGCCCACTTGAACATGAAGTTGACTTCGAAATCCACTGCTCATTTCACTAGAAGAAAGAGTGGGAAGTTTCACCTGCAGAATAGGTGTTGACTCAATGGCGGAGCCAGAATTTTTAATAAGAGGTTCAAAATTCGTAGAAATAAACACACGAAATATTCGAAGGGGATTCaaaatctactatatatacataaaatattattttaaccatgtataaatagtaATTTTCCGTGGAAGGGGGTTGGTCCGTTCGTATGAACCCCTCGTACCAAGGTGGCTCCGCCCCCGTGCTGTGTTTAAGTTAGCaagttttctttcaaaaatttccAACGGTTCTGCTCAAATCATTACGTCGTAGACAGATTTTGCATAGAGACAATAATGGATATATGAGAAAAAAACACCTCGTGAGTTGCAGCAAATTTACAACGAGGTGTTCAAGACCCAAAGGCACAACTTTTATTATTACAATGTTGTTGACAAATATTCTTACTTGTTATACAAACGAAACTCATCGAAAAAATTGATATTGCAGATCATCTCAAATATGCACATGACATTCCCGCTGTTGCAAATGAGATTCCGATGGAACGCCCTCCCCCTTAACAAGAGAAGTCCAGCGCGAATAGTTTTCCACAACAGTGACAAGAATCTTCATTCTTTCTGAACTTGATAAAGGTTGTTCTGATGCATTTGAATCATCTGTCCCCTTAAACTCCATTCTGTCACCTGTGAAATATATGTCTTCATTAATAAATCCCCACATTCCTCAACAAGAGCTTTCTCTCCACCACTCACCCTAGCTAGTTCAGAGACTAAACTTTCTGTTTCTTCTGCCTTTTGCATAAAGTTCTGAATTTGCAAACCGATCATTTCCATCACCTTTGTAGATGAACTAAGAGCATTTCCTAACTCTTttatatcaacatgaacttcCGTGCCAATAGGAAGTCTCAGAGAGCAATTGCGTAAGGCATCAGTTGTACCTGACAGAGAAGTTGAGTAATCCTCTTCCAGGTTAGCCCATTCACCAAGACATGGTAATTGTGATTCAACAATAGTGGATAAAGTTTTGATCCTTCTCAAAACCCCAAGTTCAGCGCGTTTCTGGCTTACAGATTTGCGTAGATCTGATAATTGTTGTGCAAAGGAATAAAGTTTGCTCTGGCTCTCATGTCTTTGGGAGTGCATGGAAGCCTCTGCTTTGGCGTTTGTAAATCGCCATTGAAGGTGATGATTGTAGAGCAACTTCAGTGAATGCACTTCTCCCTGATCACTGAAACCCTTCCTCCCTTTCCTAGCAGCATCTGCTCCCAATTTATTGGAAGTTGGATGTGGAGGCAAGCAAAGGCCCCCCATTTTGAAAGATGATTTTGAAGCAAACATGTCATTTTGTTTAAGAGATAGCCAAGAGGAGGAGTTTTCGTTATTGGCTGTTGGCAAATGCAGTGAACGAGCGCAAGTAGAGGATGCAGATTTATATGAACTGCATTCATCAACTGAACTGTCTCTATTTCTCTCCGTGAGACATCTATCAATCTCAGAAGTAGAAGACCTCATTGCTGATAATGTCCGCGTCTTATTGTTTTGAGGGCAAAGTGGAGAACTCGGGCATGAACTTCCCTTAGTAGTAGCAGTACCAGTGGCACAAGAATCCACATAAGGACTAGTTGAAACTTTTGAAAGCTTTCTGGAGACTAATGCTCCGTCATCCTGCGACACCGAGCAAGGATTTATAGGTGTAGCAGTAATCTCCCGTAATAGTTTGTCAGCCGCACTAATTGTTCCTCCAGGAGTATTGGTTGGACAGTGACGGTTCAAAGACTGAGGAGTGAACTTATATCTAGATGGGACAACCCTAGAAGCACCAGTCACGGTAGGTGTGTCAAGTCTTGAGGAGATCTTACTACTTTTTGACTGCAAAGCATCTGCAAGTTGTTGTTGATGTGCTCTGGTGCCTCCATTGTCCTTGGGAACTTTAATGTGCTGCTGCTTTCTCTGAGTGCATACTGGAGAATTCGGGCATGAAGTGCTCTCAGTAGCAGCAGCACAGCCATCTACAGCACTGCTTGTTGAAACTTTCGAGAGCTTTTTATGGACAATTACTCCATCACCACAGGACACTGCACAAGGATTTATAGGAGTACCCGTAACCTCCTGCAACAGTTTAGCAGCCGCACTGACTGATGCATATCCAGGATTACTCGTTGAACTAGAACGGAGTACAGACTGAGGAGTTTGCCTATATCTAGATGGAATAATCCTAGCAGTACCTGTCACTGAAGGGGTGTCAGGCCTGGAGGACATCTTCCCACCCCTTGACTGCATAATATCtgggtgttgttgttgtttttgttgttgctgtacTCTAGCACCTCCATTTTCCTTCGGAACATCTACAGGTTGCTGCCTTCTTTGAACAGTGGACATTACTGCTGTTTAACTGAAGCAACTTGATCctattgaaaaaattgtaatcaATATAATACTATAACATGAACAGATATATCAACAGATCATACATATAATGCTGCTTGCTCACAAAAAGTAAGAAAAGCGAAAACACGAAATACATCTTATTGAGATATTAAGATATTAACGACCAAAGCACCAATATTTGCTAAACATCAGCAACCAAAAGAAGCAGTTGATATGCGAGATGACAAGTTGCTACATAAATGGTATATGGATTAGGAACGCCCAAAAGTTGAAAAATGATACTACAGTTGTCAAGCTTCAACAAAACTAGCCTTTAACGCAAATTTAAATAGATAACTTTGCAATGTAACATAAATTGATTGACTTCAAATAACTAGATCTGAGATAATTAGAAAATGAAACCCTACTGCAGAAAACTCATATTACAAGTATACAGTTCTACTGACATCTTGCCTTCTCTTTCTCCCCAAACAAAGGCAGGGGGTAAGGTCGAGTACATCCGATCCCCCCAGACTCCACTTGTAGAATTATACAGGATATGTTGTAATTACTGATAACCAGTACGTGATTAGCATGCCCAATACACAACAGCGGAGTCATAATCAAATCAGAAGCAAAAGAAAACGCAGATCGGCATATAGAAATCACTAAGAACCTAGGTACAACAAATAAGAAACTTGTTCAGATACTTCTGTTCTACTCTGGAGACGAGA comes from Solanum pennellii chromosome 1, SPENNV200 and encodes:
- the LOC107013616 gene encoding QWRF motif-containing protein 6-like, whose translation is MSTVQRRQQPVDVPKENGGARVQQQQKQQQHPDIMQSRGGKMSSRPDTPSVTGTARIIPSRYRQTPQSVLRSSSTSNPGYASVSAAAKLLQEVTGTPINPCAVSCGDGVIVHKKLSKVSTSSAVDGCAAATESTSCPNSPVCTQRKQQHIKVPKDNGGTRAHQQQLADALQSKSSKISSRLDTPTVTGASRVVPSRYKFTPQSLNRHCPTNTPGGTISAADKLLREITATPINPCSVSQDDGALVSRKLSKVSTSPYVDSCATGTATTKGSSCPSSPLCPQNNKTRTLSAMRSSTSEIDRCLTERNRDSSVDECSSYKSASSTCARSLHLPTANNENSSSWLSLKQNDMFASKSSFKMGGLCLPPHPTSNKLGADAARKGRKGFSDQGEVHSLKLLYNHHLQWRFTNAKAEASMHSQRHESQSKLYSFAQQLSDLRKSVSQKRAELGVLRRIKTLSTIVESQLPCLGEWANLEEDYSTSLSGTTDALRNCSLRLPIGTEVHVDIKELGNALSSSTKVMEMIGLQIQNFMQKAEETESLVSELARVSGGEKALVEECGDLLMKTYISQVTEWSLRGQMIQMHQNNLYQVQKE